TACTCCTGCGGGGTCGCCCCCTGCCAGCAGACCGACTGGTAGCCCTCGGCCCGCGGGCGGGCCTCGGCGAGCGCCGCCCGCAGCGCGACCCGGTCGATCTCGCCGACGTCGAGCCGGCGACGTACCTCGGCCAGCGCGGACTGGGCGCCGGTCGAGGCGGCGAACGCGTCACCCGCCACCGAGCGGGCCGGCCCGTCGGGCAGCGCGGAGACGGTCATCGCGACCACCCGCTTGCGCCCGTGCTCGCGGAGCAGGCGCACCCCGTACTCGTGCAGTGCCCGGCCGACGCCCCGCCGCCGCAGCTCGGGATGCACCACCAGCTCGGCGGTGGCGTTGTCGGTGTTGTCGAGCTGCGGCAGGTCCAGCTCAAGGTAGCCGGCTGGCACGCCATCCAGGCGGGCCAGCGCCCAGAGTGACCTGCCGCCGGGCATCGGCGTGTGGAACAGCGCGTCGAAGCGGCGCCGGCAGAAGGGCGGGAAGTCCGGCAGATCGACGTCGTTGGCCGCCGACCCGATCCGGTACGCCTCGTCGACCGAAGTCCCGTCGGCGCCGTCGAACGACGCGATCGTGATGCTCATGGCGCTGAGCGTGACCCGGGAAAAGCGATCAGGCCAGCGAATATTCGCTGGCCTGATCGAACGTGGTCGGGAGGGACACTCGCACAACGCCTCCGGCGTTGGGTCGCAAGAACTTCAAAAGTCTTCGGCGAAATGCCCTCCCGCACGGAGCATCTTGCGCCGTCCGGTTCCTGCCGTCAAGTCCGTAGCGGCGGGTTTTCCACACTCACAGCGAAAACCCAGTTACCCGGCGGATCGCCCGATCCCCCCAACGCATGATCCACTCCGTTTCCCTGATGTCGCGGTATCCAGGCCGCTCGGACACCCCGCTATCGGCAAAACCGAGTCGATCATCGAGCGTCGCGCGTCCGGAGGGACGGCGGGGGTCAGCCGAGGAGGCCGGCGTCGCGGGCGGCGCGCAGCGAGGGCTTGATGTGGTGGGTCGGGCCGACCTGCCCAGCCACCGCGTCGATGGTCTTCAGCCCTTCGCCGGTGTTGAACACGACGGTCTCCGCCGTCGGGTCGAGCCGACCGGACTCGACCAGCTTGCGCAGCACCGCCACGGTCACCCCGCCGGCGGTCTCGGCGAAGACGCCGGTGGTGCGGGCCAGATCGCGGATGCCGGCGCGGATCTCGTCGTCGTCGGCGTACTCCATCCAGCCACCGGTGCGGCGGACCGCCTCCAGGGCGTAGAGGCCGGCGGCCGGATCGCCGATGTTGAGCGACTTGGCGATGCCGGTGGGCTTGACCGGGGTGATCGTGTCGGTATCGGCGTGCAGGGCGACGGCGATCGGGTTGCAGCCTGCCGACTGCGCACCGAAGACCTTCCAACCACCGGCCGGCGCCTCGACCAGGCCGATCTCCACCAGCTCCGAGAACGCCTTGTCAATCTTGGTGAGCAGCTCGCCGCTGGCCATCGGAATGACCACCTGCGCGGGGATCCGCCAGCCGAGCTGCTCGGCCACCTCGTAGCCGAGCGTCTTGGAGCCCTCCGCGTAGTACGGCCGGACGTTGACGTTGACGAAGGCGGTGTCCTCGAATTCGTCGGTCTCCACCAGCTCGCCACAGAGCCGGTTGACGTCGTCGTAGGAGCCGTCGATGGCGACCAGCTCGCCGCCGTAGACGGCGGTGGTGATGACCTTGCCCTGTTCGAGGTCGCTGGGGATGAAGACCACCGAGGGCACCCCGGCGCGGGCGGCGTGCGCGGCCACCGAGTTGGCCAGGTTGCCGGTCGACGCGCAGGCGAACCGGGTGAAGCCGAGCGCCTTCGCGGCGGTGAGCGCCACCGAGACGACCCGATCCTTGAACGAGTGGGTGGGGTTGGCGCTGTCGTCCTTGACCCAGAGCGGCGCGGTGATGCCCAGCTCGGCGGCGAGGTGCGGGGCCGCCACGAGCGGGGTCAGCCCCGGGTCGAGGGTGACCCGGCTGGCCGGGTCCTGACCGGCGGGGAGCAGCGCGGCGTACCGCCAGATGTTCTTCGGGCCGGCCTCGATCTGCTCGCGGGTGACGGTGGCCAGCGCGGCCGTGTCGTAGTCGACCTCCAGCGGGCCGAAACACTCGTAACAGGCGTGCTGGGCGGCGAGCGGGTAGCGGGCCGAGCAGGCGCGGCAGACCAGGGCGCGAGCGGGGCTGGCGGAGGTGTCGATGCCGGAGGCGGGGAGCGTCGACGTCATGTCGAGGAGTCCTCTCATCTTTCCCCGCATCGCACGGTGCGGCGGGGACGGAATTGGCACCTGCCCCGCGGGGCGCTCAGCGGTGAGCGCGCGGGGTGGTTGCCGGGGCGTCGTCGGGCCGTATCCCTCAGCCCCTCTGGATGAGGTATGCAGTTGTGCCGTCGAGTCTAGGCAACGTCGGCGGCGGCCTCCACCGCAGATCCCAGTGAGTGGGTCAGCGGACGCTCACCGCCGCCGGGTCGATCACCGCGATCGGGTCCGTGACCGCCGTCGTCCGGGGCAGCGACGAAGGCCGAGGGCGGGTCCGCGTGGCGAGGTTCGCGGCGACCAGGGCGGCGATGGTGATCGCGGCCCCGACCAGCTCGACGGGCTCCGGGCGGTAACCGCGGGTGATCTGCACCGCGAAGGTCGTCACCGGGACCAGGTTCATGAACAGGGCGGCGTTGGCGGAACCGAGCCGCTGCACGCCGGTGTTCCAGGCCAGCACCGCGATCACGGCGGCCACGATCACGGCGTACGCCAATTGCGGGGCGATCGCCACGAGGTCGGCGGCGGCCGGCGCGTGCTGCCAGCCGACGGCGTCGGCGCCGATGCTCGCGGCCAGCATGGCGGCCGTTCCGGCGAGCGCGGTCAGGGTGGTGAAGCGCAGCGGCGACCAGTCGCCGAAGCGGCTCGCACCGTGCGTGTAGATGCCCCAGCCCAGCACCGCGCCGATCATCATCAGACCGCCGAGGCCGAACTGGCCGAGCCCGGCCAGGCTCCCGCGGGTGATCACCAGGCCGACGCCGAGGAGCGCCACCAGGGAGAGGGCCAGCAGAAGCGGCTTCGGGCGTACGCCGTCCCGCACCCAGCGGACGAGCTGGGTGATCACCGG
The window above is part of the Micromonospora sp. LH3U1 genome. Proteins encoded here:
- the thrC gene encoding threonine synthase, which gives rise to MTSTLPASGIDTSASPARALVCRACSARYPLAAQHACYECFGPLEVDYDTAALATVTREQIEAGPKNIWRYAALLPAGQDPASRVTLDPGLTPLVAAPHLAAELGITAPLWVKDDSANPTHSFKDRVVSVALTAAKALGFTRFACASTGNLANSVAAHAARAGVPSVVFIPSDLEQGKVITTAVYGGELVAIDGSYDDVNRLCGELVETDEFEDTAFVNVNVRPYYAEGSKTLGYEVAEQLGWRIPAQVVIPMASGELLTKIDKAFSELVEIGLVEAPAGGWKVFGAQSAGCNPIAVALHADTDTITPVKPTGIAKSLNIGDPAAGLYALEAVRRTGGWMEYADDDEIRAGIRDLARTTGVFAETAGGVTVAVLRKLVESGRLDPTAETVVFNTGEGLKTIDAVAGQVGPTHHIKPSLRAARDAGLLG
- a CDS encoding GNAT family N-acetyltransferase; this translates as MSITIASFDGADGTSVDEAYRIGSAANDVDLPDFPPFCRRRFDALFHTPMPGGRSLWALARLDGVPAGYLELDLPQLDNTDNATAELVVHPELRRRGVGRALHEYGVRLLREHGRKRVVAMTVSALPDGPARSVAGDAFAASTGAQSALAEVRRRLDVGEIDRVALRAALAEARPRAEGYQSVCWQGATPQEYVTDIAYLDGRLLMDAPMGDVQWEPEQVDAERIRGNERALDARGRRRYHLGMRHEASGRLVAWTLLDVSASTDWHAFQQITIVDPAHRGHRLGLIAKAENLHHLLTHEPAVRVIDTFNAASNSYMVAINEQLGFRPVDSWNNWQLTL
- a CDS encoding DMT family transporter encodes the protein MRSRAAAYPLLAVLGWGVMFPVLASALTRVDPLNLTTARYLLAAVVLVGILLLREGSAALRLSSRGVEVVVLGVVGFAGFNLLTNLALEHAAPQQISLFVATTPVITQLVRWVRDGVRPKPLLLALSLVALLGVGLVITRGSLAGLGQFGLGGLMMIGAVLGWGIYTHGASRFGDWSPLRFTTLTALAGTAAMLAASIGADAVGWQHAPAAADLVAIAPQLAYAVIVAAVIAVLAWNTGVQRLGSANAALFMNLVPVTTFAVQITRGYRPEPVELVGAAITIAALVAANLATRTRPRPSSLPRTTAVTDPIAVIDPAAVSVR